GGTCATTTACTACATTGTGGGCGAAGACCCCAAATCCGTACTGCAGAGCCCGCACCTGGATGCGTTCCAAGCGAACAAGACGGAAGTCCTGCTTCTGACCGAGCCAATGGATTCGTTCATGTTGATGGGTCTGCGCAAGTTCAAGGACTTTGAGTTGAAAAACGTCGCCGGGGCGGAAGTTGATGGGGCTGACCAGCCCAGGGCGGAGTCTGAGGCGGAGAAAATCCCGGAAGGCGAGTTCAATTCGCTCATCGAGAAGTTCAAGCAGGTATTGGGCGAGCGGGTCACAGACGTGCGCGCGAGCAAGCGGCTAGTTCAATCCGTGGCGCGGCTGGTGGATGCGGATGCCAGTTCAAATCCCGACCTGCAGCGGGTGTATAAATATCTCGGTAAAGAGTACGAGATTCCGAAAAAGGTATTGGAGTTGAATCCTTCGCACGAGATTTTGAAGAACCTGCTCAAACTTGAAGCAGGCTCGAACTTGCAAACCATCGTGATCGAGCAGATCTTCGACAGCGCGTTGCTGGTGGAAGGTCTGCATCCCGACCCGTCGAGCATGGCGCCGCGCGTGCAGCAGATCATCGAGGCGGCGCTGGCAGGCGGAAAGATTTAACCTTATAGGACACAGAGAGCACGGAGAAAAGTTTTTGGATTTCTCCGTGCTCTCCGTAGTAAAAAGGAGACACATCATGAGCCCAGCGCGTTTGTCGAAGGTCGAAGCAGGGGTGAGGATCGTGATCGAATTCAATGATGCGTTCAATCGCCACGATGTTCCCGGCATGATGGAGTTGATGGCGGAGGACTGCGTCTTCGAGAATACGCATCCCGCGCCGGATGGGACGAGATTTTCCGGCAAAGCCGCCGTGACTCGTTTTTGGGAGGAGTTCTTCCGCGAGTCTCCACAGGCGCACATAGAGATCGAGGAAATCTTCGGCTTGGGGAATCACTGCGTGATGCGCTGGAAATATTCGTGGGGCGACGGTCACGTGCGCGGCGTGGACATCTTCAAGATTCAGGACAAACTGATCAGCGAAAAGCTATCGTACGTCAAGGGGTGAAAAAACAAAATACGGAAGTTTGTCACTTTCGTGATGCGTTTTCGATTCTCTATAATGGATATGCATTGATCTGGCGATGCGGGCGTTTGCCTGCATATGCAATCACTCCAAAAAGGAAATGTCCATGAAAAGAATCCTGATTGTCGCAATTGTCACGTGCATCATTCTGGTTTTGACAGCTTGTAACTCGCCCGCCCCCACGCCCACCGAACCGCCTCCCCCGCCGCCGACGGATACACCCGTCCCGCCCCCACCCACCGCCACACTTGAGCCGACGGCCACGCCCGACCCGCTCCTCTTCCGCGACGATTTCGACGGCAAACTTGCAGAAGGCTGGTCGTGGACGAACAAAGACGACCGGTATTACAGCTTTACGAACAATCCCGGTTGGCTGGAGATGAGCGCCCAACCCGGCTACATCGGCGGAACAGTAAAGAACCTTCTACTTCGCCCTGCACCGGAGGGAAATTACGAACTGGAAACGAAGGTGAACTTCACGCCCGAAGGCAACTTCCAGATCGCTGCGCTTGTGATCTACGAAAGCGGACCGAACTTCGTTCAGTTCGGACGCGCCTTTTGTGGTCCATGTCCTGCCAAAGACGGTTTCTACTTCGACCTCTTTGTTGACGGCAAATTCGGCGGGGAGAATTTCGCCACTCCCATCACCGAGACCGATACCGTTTCACTGAGACTCCGCCGCGAAGGAAGCTCCTACACCGGTTACGCCAGCCTGGACGGAACAAACTGGCAGGTGATCGGCACGCATCAATCGCCGATGACGGCGGGTTTCGTCGGGTTGACCGCCGCGCAGGCGACCGACACCGAACCTGGTCCAGCGCAGTTCGATTATTTTACGATCACGGCCTTGCCATAAGGTCATCAAAGACGATGGGCTGCCATGCGGAATGGCTGTCCATTCTTATCATTAGGAGAAGCATTGAAGCGATTTTCCTTTTCCTGTATCCTGCCTATACTTCTTGCCGCTTGCATGTCAACCTCTACGGAAATGCCGATTCAGGGACTCGAAGCGACTGCAGCCCAGGTCCGCAAGGGCGGTTATAAGAATACAACCTACTTGATCGAAGGTCAATTCGTGCCGCTTGTAGATGGTTTTTTCGAAATCGAATCTGCGCCGGGTTCTGCGACAAGGATCACCACCCGCTATTTTGGAAACGAAGCCTTCGGCGACTTGAACGGCGACGGCATGGAAGATGTCGCCTTTCTCCTCACTCAGTCCTCCGGCGGAAGCGGGACTTTTTTTTATGTGGTCGCCGCTGAACAAACCGAAACGGCGTATTTGGGCACAAACGCTGTCTCCCTGGGTGATCGCATCGCACCGCAAACAACCAGCATCGAAAACGGAATCATCACCGTCAACTATGCAGACCGATACCCCGACGAGCCGTTCACCGTCCAACCATCGTTGGGTGTTTCGAAATATTTAAGG
This portion of the Anaerolineales bacterium genome encodes:
- a CDS encoding nuclear transport factor 2 family protein, with the protein product MSPARLSKVEAGVRIVIEFNDAFNRHDVPGMMELMAEDCVFENTHPAPDGTRFSGKAAVTRFWEEFFRESPQAHIEIEEIFGLGNHCVMRWKYSWGDGHVRGVDIFKIQDKLISEKLSYVKG
- a CDS encoding DUF1349 domain-containing protein, whose amino-acid sequence is MKRILIVAIVTCIILVLTACNSPAPTPTEPPPPPPTDTPVPPPPTATLEPTATPDPLLFRDDFDGKLAEGWSWTNKDDRYYSFTNNPGWLEMSAQPGYIGGTVKNLLLRPAPEGNYELETKVNFTPEGNFQIAALVIYESGPNFVQFGRAFCGPCPAKDGFYFDLFVDGKFGGENFATPITETDTVSLRLRREGSSYTGYASLDGTNWQVIGTHQSPMTAGFVGLTAAQATDTEPGPAQFDYFTITALP